In Saccharicrinis fermentans DSM 9555 = JCM 21142, a genomic segment contains:
- a CDS encoding SPOR domain-containing protein, whose protein sequence is MYKLFLLTTLTLSVISCRSLKDSGSSSFSDSDSPYVQEEPVVKPKVKPKPIVVKEEKFKVIESEDDIAYKYYVIIGSFKVLNNARTYKNTLIEEGFTPVILENENGLYRVSVSAYKNETDARNKVGYIRTEFEKYNDTWLLIRKR, encoded by the coding sequence ATGTATAAATTATTTCTATTGACTACCCTCACGCTAAGTGTAATTAGCTGCAGATCATTAAAAGACTCCGGGAGTTCTAGCTTTAGCGACAGCGACTCCCCCTATGTTCAGGAAGAACCAGTGGTAAAACCAAAGGTGAAACCAAAACCAATAGTAGTAAAAGAAGAAAAGTTTAAAGTAATTGAGTCTGAAGACGATATTGCATACAAATATTATGTGATTATTGGATCCTTTAAAGTGCTGAATAATGCACGAACTTACAAAAACACCTTAATAGAGGAGGGATTTACTCCTGTAATACTGGAAAACGAAAATGGGCTTTATCGTGTCTCCGTATCTGCATATAAGAATGAAACGGATGCAAGAAACAAGGTTGGTTATATCAGAACAGAATTCGAAAAATACAACGACACTTGGCTTTTAATAAGAAAACGTTAA
- the mltG gene encoding endolytic transglycosylase MltG has translation MKNKVKKTKRKMTRRIKRMGLFFIVLVLIAVLFGGRFYRYINAANVDLSHVETPYIYIPNGASFSELKAILEGSGVIKDMVSFEWVAQKKEYPNRIKGGRYKLEDGMSNNRLVNMLRSGKQEPVNVTFNNIRELERLAEIVGGKLMVDSAELMSLFVNDEYIGTLGFDRYTLPALFLPNTYQLYWNTDARGFVKRMKREYDSFWTSEKQSKAREKGLTMIEVAILASIVDEETQMVDEKPMVAGLYLNRLKRGMRLQADPTLKYALGDFSIKRLLNADKEVDSPYNTYKYAGLPPGPVRIPSVAGLNAVLNAKSHKYLYMCAKEDFSGYHNFAKTLSQHNANAARYRRELNRRGIRR, from the coding sequence ATGAAAAATAAAGTTAAGAAGACGAAGAGGAAAATGACCCGTAGAATTAAGAGAATGGGGTTGTTCTTCATTGTTTTGGTACTTATTGCTGTTTTATTTGGTGGTAGGTTTTATAGGTATATTAATGCGGCTAATGTAGATCTGTCTCATGTGGAAACACCCTATATTTATATTCCCAATGGTGCCAGTTTTAGTGAGCTTAAGGCCATATTAGAAGGTTCAGGAGTTATCAAGGATATGGTAAGTTTTGAATGGGTAGCCCAAAAAAAGGAATATCCTAACCGCATAAAAGGCGGTCGTTATAAGCTGGAAGATGGCATGTCTAATAATCGGTTGGTGAATATGTTACGAAGTGGCAAGCAGGAACCGGTGAATGTTACATTCAACAATATACGAGAACTGGAGCGTTTGGCTGAGATCGTGGGAGGGAAGTTGATGGTTGACTCTGCTGAGCTTATGAGTTTATTTGTTAATGATGAATATATCGGTACCTTGGGTTTTGATAGATATACTTTACCTGCATTGTTTTTACCCAACACCTATCAGCTATATTGGAATACTGATGCGCGTGGTTTTGTGAAAAGGATGAAACGGGAATATGATAGTTTCTGGACTTCGGAGAAGCAAAGTAAGGCAAGAGAAAAGGGGTTGACAATGATTGAGGTAGCTATTTTAGCTAGCATTGTGGATGAGGAAACGCAGATGGTTGATGAAAAACCGATGGTGGCTGGTTTGTATTTGAATCGACTCAAGAGAGGGATGCGTTTGCAGGCTGATCCTACTTTGAAATATGCTTTGGGTGATTTTTCCATTAAAAGGCTTTTGAATGCAGATAAGGAAGTGGATTCCCCGTATAATACTTATAAGTATGCCGGTTTGCCACCCGGACCTGTGAGAATTCCTTCTGTGGCTGGATTAAATGCAGTGTTAAATGCTAAGTCGCATAAATATTTGTATATGTGTGCTAAAGAAGATTTTTCTGGATACCATAATTTTGCCAAAACACTTTCGCA